The following coding sequences lie in one Psychrobacter arenosus genomic window:
- the yjgA gene encoding ribosome biogenesis factor YjgA gives MINWSEHDMRVSRTELKKAHERLQDLSVPLSELSKKQMKKLPVSEYFLDELTALADITSATAKKRQIKRVGKLISEENRHELVDALFRTRFSPEQVAKIEAWTSRLNIHDEGTMKQFCKQYKMAERNSIYQLLLWIEYAKHMNDDELLAESEQDLISYIKEVAMLTQMND, from the coding sequence ATGATTAATTGGTCAGAGCATGACATGCGCGTCTCGCGTACTGAGCTAAAAAAAGCCCACGAGCGCTTGCAAGACCTGTCAGTACCGCTATCGGAACTGTCAAAAAAACAGATGAAGAAACTGCCTGTGAGCGAGTACTTTTTAGATGAGCTAACGGCATTGGCCGATATCACCAGTGCTACTGCTAAAAAACGCCAGATTAAGCGGGTAGGCAAGTTGATCAGTGAAGAGAACCGTCATGAACTGGTCGATGCGTTATTTAGAACCCGTTTTAGCCCTGAGCAAGTGGCGAAGATTGAGGCTTGGACCAGTCGCTTAAATATTCACGACGAAGGCACCATGAAGCAGTTCTGTAAGCAATATAAGATGGCAGAGCGCAACAGTATTTATCAGCTGCTATTGTGGATTGAGTATGCCAAGCATATGAATGACGATGAGCTACTAGCAGAATCCGAGCAAGATTTGATCAGCTATATCAAAGAAGTGGCGATGTTGACGCAAATGAATGATTAG
- the panC gene encoding pantoate--beta-alanine ligase, with the protein MTTTFTTIQQLRATLQPLRQQQKIALVPTMGNLHAGHIELVKRAKAQADIVVVSIFVNPTQFGVGEDLDSYPRTLSVDTEKLVEVGADYIFAPSVAEMYPVMPPPTQVLAGAISQQLCGNSRPTHFDGVGLVVSKLFNIVQPDIAVFGQKDYQQLAIIRQLVRDLSYDIDIIGAPIVRAEDGLALSSRNQYLSAAERAIAPALHREVNRLATQLAQGEHLVASNEPEQLSMTQLQALIDETIARINATGFKVDYLEVKNQDLTEIADTTELATTTDLVIITAAWLGNARLLDNQEVSVAPKLR; encoded by the coding sequence ATGACCACCACTTTTACCACTATCCAACAGCTGCGTGCCACCTTGCAACCGCTCCGTCAGCAGCAAAAAATTGCTCTAGTACCGACTATGGGCAATCTGCATGCCGGTCATATCGAGCTCGTCAAAAGGGCGAAAGCGCAAGCCGATATTGTCGTGGTGAGTATTTTTGTCAATCCTACTCAGTTTGGGGTGGGCGAAGATCTAGACAGTTACCCACGGACCTTAAGCGTAGATACGGAAAAATTGGTTGAAGTGGGCGCAGACTATATTTTTGCGCCGAGTGTCGCTGAGATGTACCCGGTTATGCCGCCGCCGACCCAGGTTTTGGCGGGTGCTATCAGTCAGCAGCTGTGTGGCAACTCGCGTCCTACGCATTTTGATGGGGTAGGGCTAGTAGTCAGTAAGCTATTTAATATCGTTCAACCGGATATTGCGGTCTTTGGTCAGAAAGACTACCAGCAATTGGCTATTATCCGGCAATTGGTACGTGACTTAAGCTATGATATCGATATCATTGGGGCGCCTATCGTCCGGGCAGAGGATGGCTTAGCTCTGTCTTCTCGCAACCAGTATTTAAGCGCAGCCGAGCGCGCTATTGCCCCAGCTTTACATCGTGAGGTCAATCGTTTGGCCACGCAACTTGCCCAAGGTGAGCATCTGGTAGCCAGTAATGAGCCGGAGCAATTGAGTATGACTCAGTTGCAAGCCTTAATTGATGAGACGATTGCCCGTATCAATGCCACGGGCTTTAAAGTAGATTATTTAGAAGTTAAAAACCAGGACTTAACTGAGATAGCCGATACAACTGAGCTGGCAACGACTACGGATTTGGTCATTATTACGGCAGCTTGGCTCGGTAACGCTCGTTTGTTAGACAATCAAGAAGTGAGCGTGGCGCCAAAGCTCCGCTAG
- a CDS encoding thiol:disulfide interchange protein DsbA/DsbL, with amino-acid sequence MKRIVALTGLAAAIGLASMTTNAATYEAGKDFKVLDNPEKISGDAIIVREFFWYGCPHCYNLNPHMEKWGKTKAKDVAFFKTPAALNPVWEANARGFYAAQLLGYEDKTHDALFKAIQDDGKKLFDQDSLSKWYASQGVDRKKFNSLYNSFAVSTKVGRSQAGAKRYQLSGVPAVVVQGKYVVTGEGAKVAQVVDYLVDKVRTEKK; translated from the coding sequence ATGAAACGTATTGTAGCTCTCACCGGCCTTGCTGCCGCTATTGGTCTGGCCAGTATGACGACCAATGCTGCCACTTATGAAGCCGGCAAGGACTTCAAAGTATTAGACAATCCTGAAAAAATTAGCGGTGATGCAATTATCGTCCGTGAGTTTTTTTGGTATGGCTGCCCGCATTGCTATAACCTAAACCCGCATATGGAAAAATGGGGCAAAACCAAAGCAAAAGATGTGGCCTTCTTCAAAACACCAGCCGCCCTAAACCCAGTTTGGGAAGCTAACGCTCGTGGTTTTTACGCAGCGCAGCTATTAGGCTATGAAGACAAGACCCATGATGCTTTATTTAAAGCCATTCAAGACGATGGTAAAAAGTTATTTGACCAAGATTCTCTAAGTAAATGGTATGCCAGTCAAGGCGTAGACCGTAAAAAGTTCAATAGCTTATACAATTCTTTTGCGGTCAGCACTAAGGTCGGTCGCTCACAAGCCGGTGCGAAACGCTATCAGCTTAGCGGTGTCCCTGCCGTCGTCGTTCAAGGCAAATATGTCGTGACCGGTGAAGGCGCAAAAGTAGCACAAGTTGTTGATTATCTAGTGGATAAAGTCCGTACAGAGAAGAAATAA
- a CDS encoding HAD family hydrolase: MAQFVKAVLFDLDGTLIDTAADFVRIIQRMSAQHGWQAPSDVDIREQVSAGASAMVKLILSHNEQPINEETLQDYRQQFLDEYEADICVDSRIFAELEPLLKDLEAKETPWGIVTNKPRYLAEKLLDALDLTERCAVLVCPDDVRYTKPDPEPMYLALEKLGLPRGIAETVIYVGDHSRDIEAGKSAGMITVLASYGYIPPEDQDTLADWGADYITETPAQLAKLLQSSKFEYL; the protein is encoded by the coding sequence ATGGCACAGTTTGTAAAAGCAGTTTTATTTGATTTGGATGGTACCTTAATCGATACCGCCGCTGACTTTGTGCGTATTATTCAGCGTATGAGCGCGCAGCACGGTTGGCAAGCGCCCAGTGATGTCGATATCCGTGAGCAAGTTTCTGCAGGTGCCTCAGCGATGGTGAAGCTGATTTTATCGCATAATGAGCAGCCGATTAATGAAGAGACGCTACAAGACTACCGCCAACAGTTCTTAGATGAATATGAGGCGGATATTTGTGTGGACAGCCGTATCTTCGCCGAGCTTGAGCCCTTATTAAAAGACTTAGAGGCTAAAGAGACGCCTTGGGGTATTGTCACCAATAAACCGCGCTATTTGGCTGAAAAGTTATTAGATGCGTTGGATTTAACCGAGCGCTGCGCAGTCTTGGTGTGTCCCGACGACGTGCGCTATACCAAACCTGACCCTGAGCCGATGTATCTGGCATTAGAAAAATTGGGCTTGCCACGTGGTATTGCGGAGACAGTCATTTATGTTGGCGACCATTCACGGGATATCGAAGCGGGTAAATCAGCCGGTATGATCACCGTGCTCGCCAGTTACGGTTATATTCCCCCAGAAGATCAGGATACCCTAGCAGATTGGGGCGCTGACTACATTACGGAAACGCCCGCGCAATTGGCTAAGCTATTACAGTCTTCTAAGTTTGAGTATTTATAA
- the panB gene encoding 3-methyl-2-oxobutanoate hydroxymethyltransferase — MITLSTLNKYKKEGKKFSCLTCYDAMFAKMMENAAVDTILIGDSLGMVVQGHDSTLPVTIADMAYHTANVARSNKHALIMVDLPFMSYVTLEDAIANARTVMQAGAHVVKIEGGAELCDLVAKLAAAGTPTCVHLGLTPQSVNVFGGYKVQGKSDDSANKLLNDAKALVAAGAAIVLLECVPAALAKAVTAAVNVPVIGIGAGSDTDGQVLVMHDMLGVTHGRTARFVHDFLTDERNTARSVEGAFALYHQSVQEGSYPTEAHQFK, encoded by the coding sequence ATGATTACCTTATCTACGTTAAATAAATATAAAAAAGAAGGCAAAAAGTTCAGTTGCTTAACTTGCTATGACGCTATGTTTGCCAAAATGATGGAAAACGCTGCTGTTGATACCATCTTAATTGGCGATAGCTTAGGCATGGTGGTACAAGGCCATGACTCTACGCTACCAGTTACTATCGCAGATATGGCTTACCATACGGCTAATGTGGCACGCAGTAATAAGCATGCGTTAATCATGGTAGACTTGCCGTTTATGAGCTACGTCACGCTAGAGGATGCCATTGCTAATGCCCGTACAGTGATGCAGGCAGGCGCGCATGTGGTCAAAATAGAAGGCGGTGCTGAGCTATGTGACTTGGTTGCAAAACTCGCCGCTGCGGGCACGCCCACCTGTGTGCATCTGGGGCTAACGCCGCAATCGGTCAACGTGTTTGGCGGCTATAAAGTCCAGGGTAAATCAGACGATAGCGCCAATAAACTATTGAATGATGCCAAGGCTTTGGTAGCCGCAGGGGCAGCTATTGTCCTGCTTGAATGTGTCCCTGCCGCCCTAGCCAAAGCGGTCACAGCCGCCGTCAACGTGCCTGTCATTGGTATTGGCGCTGGTAGTGATACGGATGGTCAAGTTTTGGTTATGCACGATATGTTGGGCGTCACGCATGGCCGTACCGCGCGATTCGTACACGACTTTTTGACGGATGAGCGCAATACAGCGCGTAGCGTAGAAGGGGCTTTTGCCTTATACCATCAGTCCGTACAAGAGGGCAGCTACCCTACGGAAGCGCACCAGTTTAAATAG
- the ubiG gene encoding bifunctional 2-polyprenyl-6-hydroxyphenol methylase/3-demethylubiquinol 3-O-methyltransferase UbiG: MTSTTTPTQPSAAPTAGQNVDPNEVAKFTKLADEWWDKQGAFATLHEINPLRLNWITDAVNEIMATDLEGLRIVDVGCGGGILTESMARRGANAIGIDLGEENLKAAAVHAEQSGLTATLQYQHIAVESFAAAHKGQFDVVTCMEMLEHVPDPSAIVQACFDLLKPGGVCVLSTINRNPKSYLFAIVGAEYVLRLLDRGTHDYAKFITPAELDKMATNAGFTRDNMIGLHYNPLTKRYWLAQNVDVNYMMSVKKPH; this comes from the coding sequence ATGACCAGTACCACGACTCCTACTCAACCTAGTGCTGCCCCAACAGCGGGCCAAAATGTCGACCCTAACGAAGTTGCAAAATTTACCAAGCTTGCTGACGAATGGTGGGACAAGCAGGGGGCCTTTGCCACCCTACACGAGATTAATCCGCTGCGTCTCAATTGGATTACGGATGCTGTCAATGAGATCATGGCAACCGATTTAGAAGGCTTACGCATTGTAGATGTGGGCTGTGGTGGCGGTATTTTGACGGAATCTATGGCGCGCCGCGGTGCTAATGCTATCGGTATCGATTTGGGCGAAGAGAATCTAAAAGCCGCCGCCGTCCATGCCGAACAGAGTGGGCTGACAGCGACTTTGCAGTATCAGCATATCGCCGTGGAGAGCTTTGCGGCAGCGCATAAAGGCCAATTCGATGTGGTCACTTGTATGGAGATGCTAGAGCATGTGCCAGACCCTAGTGCTATCGTGCAAGCTTGCTTTGATTTACTCAAGCCTGGTGGCGTCTGCGTGCTATCAACGATCAACCGCAATCCTAAATCTTATCTGTTCGCCATCGTAGGGGCGGAATATGTGTTGCGCTTGCTCGACCGCGGCACGCATGATTATGCGAAATTTATTACCCCTGCTGAACTGGATAAGATGGCGACCAATGCTGGGTTTACCCGCGATAATATGATTGGTCTGCATTATAATCCATTGACGAAGCGCTATTGGTTGGCACAAAACGTCGATGTGAATTATATGATGTCGGTGAAAAAACCTCACTAA
- a CDS encoding DksA/TraR family C4-type zinc finger protein codes for MAGGWARDGAEHEQMDATVNDALERARRLLPQGESAEYCDECGEAIPEARRLALPGVQHCVGCQTELEATAKASELFNRRGSKDSQLR; via the coding sequence ATGGCCGGTGGTTGGGCGCGCGATGGCGCAGAGCATGAACAGATGGACGCAACCGTTAACGATGCGTTGGAGCGGGCGAGACGCTTGTTGCCGCAAGGAGAAAGTGCTGAGTACTGCGACGAATGTGGGGAGGCTATCCCGGAAGCGCGGCGCTTGGCTTTACCTGGGGTGCAGCACTGTGTGGGCTGTCAAACTGAGCTGGAGGCTACTGCTAAGGCGAGCGAGTTGTTTAATCGCCGCGGTAGTAAAGACAGTCAATTAAGATAA
- the rapZ gene encoding RNase adapter RapZ produces MLPNHQVASPSITPPAETEISLLIVSGRSGSGKTSALNILEDLGYYAIDNMPLSLVPDAATKLITDGGIAKVALGVDVRTPRADLSNFASILTTLVDRYGSDVVKVLYVTAQEPVLIARFNATRRVHPLMATAENPVFNLPNAIKKEIELLEPIASHADIKIDTSHLNIHQLKERIREHTGIENQVTINLLSFGFKYGLPIDADFVFDVRILPNPHWSPELRAKTGQDGEVAEFFAAYPEVEEMQADINKFLDRWLPEFLHNNRHTVTVAIGCTGGKHRSVFITENLQKSLSMSLPEGLNIIAKHREKPRWSA; encoded by the coding sequence ATGTTGCCGAACCATCAGGTCGCTAGCCCGTCTATTACCCCGCCAGCCGAAACTGAAATATCATTATTGATAGTCTCAGGTCGTTCAGGCTCAGGCAAGACCTCGGCTTTAAATATTCTAGAGGATTTAGGGTATTATGCGATTGATAATATGCCCCTGTCTTTGGTCCCGGATGCCGCGACTAAGCTCATTACGGATGGCGGCATTGCCAAAGTAGCCTTAGGGGTAGATGTGCGGACGCCCCGCGCTGATTTATCTAATTTTGCTAGCATTTTGACGACTTTGGTAGACCGTTACGGCAGCGACGTAGTCAAAGTCCTATACGTGACGGCGCAAGAACCCGTATTGATAGCCCGCTTTAATGCTACTCGCCGCGTCCATCCCTTGATGGCCACGGCAGAAAACCCTGTATTTAACCTGCCGAATGCCATTAAAAAAGAGATTGAGCTGTTAGAGCCTATCGCCAGCCATGCCGATATTAAGATAGACACCAGTCATCTAAACATTCATCAGCTAAAAGAGCGCATCCGTGAGCATACTGGTATCGAAAACCAAGTGACCATTAACTTGCTGTCGTTTGGTTTTAAATACGGCTTACCAATTGATGCGGACTTTGTCTTTGATGTCAGAATTCTCCCTAACCCTCATTGGAGCCCAGAACTGCGCGCGAAAACGGGTCAAGATGGTGAGGTAGCCGAGTTTTTTGCCGCCTATCCTGAAGTAGAGGAAATGCAAGCGGATATTAATAAATTCCTTGATCGTTGGCTGCCAGAGTTCTTGCACAACAATCGTCATACCGTGACCGTAGCTATTGGCTGTACCGGCGGCAAGCACCGCTCAGTATTCATTACTGAAAATTTGCAAAAGTCCCTGAGTATGAGTCTACCGGAAGGCTTAAATATTATCGCCAAACACCGAGAAAAACCGCGGTGGTCAGCGTAA
- the folK gene encoding 2-amino-4-hydroxy-6-hydroxymethyldihydropteridine diphosphokinase — protein MTELLATASHPLGQQDADDTKDNAPAQQPPQRCYLGLGGNLTNELGTPDEHIHHAVATLQARDDIHQVRLSSLYASKPMGPQDQPDFINAVVEIVTELAPLALLAVCQQLEQAAQRVRLRHWGERSLDVDLLLYGDQQLALPTLTVPHAGIRERNFVLIPLAQLNPNLIIHGRPITEYAASSDWSGLTRFTV, from the coding sequence ATGACTGAGCTATTAGCCACGGCTAGCCATCCGCTAGGGCAGCAAGACGCTGACGACACTAAAGATAATGCTCCCGCCCAGCAGCCACCACAGCGTTGCTATTTGGGTTTGGGTGGTAATCTAACCAATGAGTTAGGCACGCCAGATGAGCATATCCACCATGCCGTGGCTACGTTGCAGGCGCGCGATGATATCCATCAGGTGCGCTTGTCCTCCCTCTATGCCTCCAAACCGATGGGCCCGCAAGACCAACCCGATTTTATCAATGCGGTGGTGGAGATAGTGACGGAGTTGGCGCCATTAGCCTTGTTAGCCGTTTGCCAACAGTTGGAGCAAGCGGCGCAGCGTGTGCGATTGCGTCACTGGGGTGAGCGCAGCTTGGATGTCGACCTATTGCTCTACGGTGATCAACAGTTGGCGCTACCAACGCTGACCGTACCGCATGCCGGTATTCGCGAGCGTAACTTTGTATTGATACCTTTAGCGCAGCTCAACCCCAACTTAATTATCCATGGTCGCCCTATTACCGAGTATGCTGCTAGCAGCGATTGGTCGGGACTTACCCGTTTTACTGTCTAA
- the ompR gene encoding osmolarity response regulator transcription factor OmpR, which produces MADTMQDTLNQRILVVDDDARLRSLLQRFLEDDGFVVRTAHDGNQMDKLMQRELFSLIVLDLMLPGEDGISICKRLREDNSDIPIIMLTAKGGDADRIAGLEAGADDYLPKPFNPKELLARIKAVLRRQSRELPGAPSQQVEVVEFGPWTLDLSTRTLKREGNVVTLTTGEFSVLKALVQHPREPLTRDKLMNLARGREWGAMERSIDVQVSRLRRLIEDNPSQARYIQTVWGVGYVFVPDEADSN; this is translated from the coding sequence ATGGCAGATACCATGCAAGATACCCTCAACCAACGCATTTTGGTCGTGGATGATGACGCGCGCCTGCGCTCACTATTGCAGCGTTTTTTGGAAGATGACGGCTTTGTAGTCCGCACCGCCCACGATGGCAATCAGATGGATAAACTGATGCAGCGTGAGCTCTTTTCGCTAATCGTATTGGATTTGATGCTGCCGGGCGAAGACGGTATCAGTATTTGCAAACGCTTGCGCGAAGACAATAGCGATATCCCCATTATCATGTTGACCGCTAAAGGCGGCGATGCCGACCGTATTGCGGGCTTAGAAGCGGGCGCTGACGACTACTTACCGAAGCCTTTTAACCCCAAAGAGCTGTTAGCGCGTATTAAAGCTGTGCTACGTCGTCAAAGCCGCGAATTGCCTGGAGCGCCTAGCCAACAAGTCGAAGTGGTCGAATTTGGCCCTTGGACGTTGGATTTATCCACGCGTACGCTGAAGCGTGAAGGCAACGTGGTAACTTTGACCACCGGAGAGTTTTCTGTTTTAAAAGCCTTGGTACAGCACCCGCGTGAACCGTTAACCCGCGATAAGCTAATGAATTTAGCCCGTGGTCGTGAATGGGGAGCCATGGAGCGCTCTATCGATGTGCAGGTTTCTCGCTTGCGCCGTCTGATTGAAGACAACCCTTCGCAAGCGCGTTATATCCAGACCGTCTGGGGCGTGGGTTATGTGTTTGTACCGGATGAAGCGGACAGCAACTAG
- a CDS encoding YciK family oxidoreductase: MTSTPATSFTHDQIRTYQAQPNSLADKIILVTGAGSGIGRVAALTYAQHGATVLLLGKTTSKLEEVYDEIEALGGPQPAILPLNLASASYTEMQQLENLISKEFGRLDGILHNAGILGELTPLEMYDIDTFAKVMQVNFTAVFMLTQALLPLVKAATSGSVVFTSSTVGTHPRAFWGAYALSKQGVEGMSDIFTQETQATTTLRFNCINPGGTRTNMRAHAFPGENPMSLKTPEDIMPGYLFFMSDDSIGVRGQVVALQPK, encoded by the coding sequence ATGACTTCTACTCCTGCTACTTCATTTACTCATGACCAAATTCGTACCTATCAAGCTCAGCCGAATAGTTTGGCTGACAAAATCATTTTAGTGACGGGTGCCGGCTCAGGGATCGGTCGGGTGGCCGCCCTAACTTATGCGCAACATGGCGCTACCGTCTTATTATTGGGCAAAACCACCAGTAAGCTGGAAGAAGTCTACGATGAGATCGAGGCGTTAGGTGGCCCGCAGCCCGCTATACTGCCGTTAAACCTAGCCAGTGCCAGCTATACGGAAATGCAGCAATTAGAAAACTTAATCAGTAAAGAATTCGGTCGACTCGATGGCATTTTGCATAACGCTGGTATTTTAGGGGAGCTGACACCGCTAGAGATGTACGATATCGATACCTTTGCCAAGGTTATGCAAGTAAATTTCACTGCGGTATTTATGCTAACGCAAGCCTTACTGCCTTTAGTAAAAGCGGCAACCAGCGGATCCGTAGTCTTCACTAGCAGCACCGTAGGCACGCACCCTCGCGCCTTTTGGGGGGCTTATGCCTTGTCCAAACAAGGGGTTGAAGGGATGAGTGATATCTTTACCCAAGAGACGCAAGCGACCACGACCCTGCGCTTTAACTGTATCAATCCGGGTGGTACGCGTACCAATATGCGCGCGCATGCTTTCCCTGGAGAAAATCCTATGAGCTTAAAAACGCCCGAAGATATCATGCCTGGTTATTTATTCTTTATGAGCGATGACAGTATTGGCGTACGCGGCCAAGTGGTTGCTTTACAACCTAAATAG